One genomic segment of Terrihabitans soli includes these proteins:
- a CDS encoding helix-turn-helix domain-containing protein has product MSPSQPAFPRTSVTTTAALAEAGAHFMMATKAPNPIDKHVGARVRMRRLLIGMSQEKLGTALGITFQQIQKYEKGANRIGASRLQQMSEVLGVPVSYFFEDAQGEALPPGFSDKKGDYVADFLATSEGLQLTKSFMKVKDPKVRRRIVDLVSSLADGD; this is encoded by the coding sequence ATGTCCCCTTCCCAACCGGCTTTTCCACGAACGTCGGTAACAACGACCGCGGCGCTTGCCGAGGCAGGAGCTCATTTCATGATGGCGACCAAGGCCCCCAATCCGATCGACAAACATGTCGGTGCGCGTGTCCGCATGCGCCGGCTACTGATCGGGATGAGCCAGGAGAAGCTTGGTACCGCACTCGGCATCACCTTCCAGCAGATCCAGAAATACGAGAAAGGCGCCAACCGGATCGGCGCCTCGCGCCTCCAGCAGATGTCGGAAGTTCTCGGCGTTCCGGTGTCTTACTTCTTTGAAGATGCCCAGGGTGAGGCTCTGCCCCCCGGCTTCAGCGACAAGAAGGGCGATTATGTCGCCGACTTCCTCGCCACGTCCGAAGGCCTCCAGCTCACCAAGAGCTTCATGAAGGTCAAGGATCCGAAGGTTCGCCGCCGGATCGTCGACCTCGTTTCGTCCCTCGCCGACGGCGATTAA
- a CDS encoding hemolysin family protein, which translates to MANDDSSRSSTASEDRGLLDRLKIMLGLKQAPTLRDEIEDALAEDAGEDAPDFSPEERAMLKNILGLREQHVSDAMVQRPDIVAVAGETSLDELLIKFEEAGHSRLPVYGETIDDLKGMVHIKDVLSYLTKRSRTRSKAKRLDLGKPDLDVSIIDADLVRETLYVPPSMPASDLLAKMQANHIHMALVIDEHGGTDGLVTIENLVEMVVGDIEDEHDEAEGPMIRRGRDNTLIAQGRAPVEDLVAKLPDIDLSDLADEVDTIGGLLVMLAGRVPVRGEILAGPGDLDFEVLDADPRRVKRVRIRRRPEAASEPAPSKAGATSSPSETEAG; encoded by the coding sequence ATGGCCAACGACGATTCCAGCCGAAGTAGTACGGCGTCTGAAGATCGCGGTCTTCTCGACCGCCTGAAAATCATGCTCGGCCTGAAGCAGGCGCCGACCCTGCGCGACGAAATCGAGGATGCTCTTGCTGAAGATGCCGGCGAAGATGCGCCGGACTTTTCGCCCGAGGAGCGGGCGATGCTCAAAAACATCCTCGGCCTGCGCGAACAGCATGTCAGCGACGCCATGGTTCAGCGGCCCGATATCGTGGCGGTCGCGGGCGAGACCTCGCTCGACGAACTTCTGATCAAGTTCGAGGAAGCCGGTCATTCGCGCCTGCCCGTCTATGGCGAGACGATCGACGACCTGAAGGGCATGGTCCATATCAAGGACGTTCTGTCCTATCTGACCAAGCGCTCGCGCACGCGCTCCAAGGCCAAGCGCCTGGATCTCGGCAAGCCTGATCTCGACGTGTCGATCATCGATGCCGATCTCGTGCGCGAAACACTGTATGTACCGCCGAGCATGCCGGCGAGCGATCTTCTCGCCAAGATGCAGGCCAACCATATTCACATGGCGCTCGTCATCGACGAGCACGGCGGCACGGACGGTCTCGTGACGATCGAAAATCTCGTCGAAATGGTCGTCGGCGATATCGAAGACGAGCACGACGAAGCGGAAGGGCCGATGATCCGCCGCGGCCGCGACAACACTCTTATCGCGCAGGGCCGCGCGCCGGTCGAAGATCTCGTTGCGAAATTGCCGGACATCGACCTGTCGGATCTTGCCGACGAGGTCGATACGATCGGCGGGCTGCTTGTGATGCTGGCCGGCCGTGTGCCGGTGCGCGGCGAAATTCTCGCCGGTCCCGGCGATCTCGATTTCGAAGTGCTCGATGCCGATCCGCGCCGCGTCAAGCGCGTGCGCATCCGCCGCCGTCCGGAAGCCGCATCCGAGCCGGCGCCATCGAAAGCCGGCGCAACATCCTCACCCAGCGAGACGGAAGCGGGATAG
- the ybeY gene encoding rRNA maturation RNase YbeY: MSPVVDVVAESPLWSARAGLEEIARRAVDAALAEARRPYMEDAELAVILADNAKLKDLNRDWRDKDQPTNVLSFPAAEGEEIATAPLLGDLVLAFETVADEAAREGKSFDAHFAHLVVHGTLHLFGFDHMNDEDAEEMENLERAALARLGIDDPYLETEPR, from the coding sequence GTGAGCCCCGTTGTCGATGTGGTGGCGGAAAGCCCGCTCTGGAGCGCGCGCGCCGGTCTCGAAGAGATCGCCAGGCGCGCGGTCGATGCGGCGTTGGCCGAAGCGCGCCGTCCCTACATGGAAGATGCCGAGCTCGCGGTCATCCTCGCCGACAATGCGAAACTGAAAGATCTGAACCGCGATTGGCGCGACAAGGATCAGCCGACCAATGTTCTGTCCTTTCCGGCGGCCGAAGGCGAAGAGATCGCCACCGCGCCGCTGCTCGGCGATCTTGTTCTGGCCTTCGAGACCGTGGCCGATGAGGCCGCGCGTGAAGGCAAAAGCTTCGATGCGCATTTTGCCCATCTTGTCGTTCACGGCACCCTTCACCTCTTCGGCTTCGATCATATGAATGATGAAGACGCCGAAGAGATGGAAAACCTCGAGCGCGCGGCTTTGGCCCGCCTCGGCATAGACGATCCCTATCTGGAGACCGAGCCCCGCTAG
- a CDS encoding PhoH family protein, with the protein MTSPVPAPKTSEIVLTFDDNRLASGIFGSHDQNLAFLERRLGVEVTPSGNHVAIRGKPDAVAQAKRVFETLLARVKRGEDVGLGDVDGAIRMTGDQANLFGSGGGPRPGMTHISTRKKTVVARTPAQDAYMRALGQHELVFGIGPAGTGKTYLAVAHAVSMLERGEVDRIVLSRPAVEAGERLGFLPGDMREKVDPYLRPLYDALYDMLPPERVERGLESGVIEIAPLAFMRGRTLFNSVIILDEAQNATAMQMKMFLTRLGENSRMIVCGDATQIDLPSGQMSGLIEATRLLADVEGISVCRFGEADVVRHELVGRIVRAYEASDRAKLPGGGK; encoded by the coding sequence GTGACAAGTCCGGTCCCTGCTCCGAAAACATCCGAAATCGTCCTGACTTTTGACGACAATCGTCTGGCGTCCGGAATCTTCGGCAGCCACGATCAGAATCTTGCTTTTCTCGAGCGGCGCCTTGGTGTCGAAGTCACGCCGAGCGGCAATCATGTCGCGATCCGCGGCAAGCCCGACGCTGTGGCGCAGGCCAAGCGCGTGTTTGAAACTCTGCTGGCGCGCGTCAAGCGCGGCGAAGATGTCGGCCTCGGCGATGTCGACGGCGCCATCCGCATGACCGGCGATCAGGCAAATCTGTTCGGCTCGGGCGGCGGCCCGCGTCCGGGCATGACGCATATCTCGACGCGCAAGAAAACCGTCGTTGCGCGCACGCCCGCGCAGGACGCCTATATGCGCGCGCTCGGACAACATGAGCTCGTTTTCGGCATCGGTCCGGCCGGCACCGGCAAAACCTATCTCGCGGTCGCGCATGCTGTGTCCATGCTCGAGCGCGGCGAAGTCGATCGCATCGTTCTGTCGCGTCCCGCCGTCGAAGCCGGCGAGCGTCTCGGCTTTCTGCCGGGTGATATGCGCGAAAAGGTCGATCCCTATCTGCGCCCGCTTTACGATGCTCTCTACGACATGCTGCCGCCGGAGCGCGTCGAGCGCGGGCTGGAATCCGGCGTCATCGAAATCGCGCCGCTGGCCTTCATGCGTGGCCGCACGCTGTTCAACTCCGTCATCATTCTCGACGAAGCGCAGAACGCGACCGCGATGCAGATGAAAATGTTTCTGACGCGTCTTGGCGAAAATTCGCGCATGATCGTCTGCGGCGATGCCACCCAGATCGATCTGCCCTCCGGGCAGATGTCGGGCCTCATTGAAGCAACGCGCCTGCTCGCCGATGTCGAAGGCATTTCCGTGTGCCGCTTCGGCGAAGCCGATGTCGTGCGCCACGAACTCGTCGGACGCATTGTCCGCGCCTATGAGGCTTCCGATCGCGCGAAGCTTCCCGGGGGCGGAAAGTGA
- the miaB gene encoding tRNA (N6-isopentenyl adenosine(37)-C2)-methylthiotransferase MiaB, whose translation MNSHPKKLFVRSYGCQMNVYDAQRMADALAPEGYVETQTAEDADLVILNTCHIREKAAEKVYSELGRMREMRAERKAADGSDVMIAVAGCVAQAEGAEILKRARGVDLVVGPQNYHRLPDLLARAKSGRVVDTEFAVEDKFAHLPAASAAKTLARGPAAFLTVQEGCDKFCTFCVVPYTRGAEISRQVSQIITEAERLADHGVRELTLLGQNVNAFHGEGPDGKIWSLGRLLRRIAEIPGIARLRYTTSHPRDMDDELIAAHRDLKQLMPYLHLPVQSGSDRILDAMNRGHTAKDYLKLIDRIRDAQPDLALSSDFITGFPGETDEDFQATMRLARDVTFASTFSFKYSPRPGTPAADMDQVPEEVRSARLLELQALLEEQRQDFNRSSVGRVMSVLFDRAGRHPGQIAGRSPYLQPVQIESDTVSIGDVLPVKIVSNGRNSLFGIVEAQPQNAEMEAVA comes from the coding sequence ATGAATTCACATCCAAAGAAGCTCTTCGTCCGGTCCTATGGCTGTCAGATGAACGTCTACGACGCCCAGCGCATGGCGGACGCGCTGGCTCCTGAAGGCTATGTCGAGACGCAAACCGCCGAAGACGCCGATCTCGTCATCCTCAACACCTGCCATATCCGCGAGAAGGCGGCCGAGAAGGTTTATTCGGAACTCGGGCGCATGCGCGAAATGCGCGCCGAGCGAAAGGCCGCTGATGGCAGCGATGTGATGATCGCGGTGGCGGGCTGCGTGGCCCAGGCCGAAGGCGCCGAGATTCTAAAGCGCGCGCGGGGCGTCGATCTTGTCGTCGGCCCGCAGAACTATCACCGCCTGCCCGATCTTCTAGCGCGTGCGAAAAGCGGCCGCGTCGTCGACACCGAATTTGCGGTCGAAGATAAATTTGCGCATCTGCCCGCCGCGAGCGCCGCGAAAACTCTGGCGCGCGGCCCGGCAGCGTTTCTCACCGTGCAGGAAGGCTGCGATAAATTCTGCACCTTCTGCGTCGTGCCTTATACGCGCGGCGCGGAAATATCGCGGCAGGTGTCGCAGATCATCACCGAGGCTGAGCGTCTCGCGGACCATGGCGTGCGCGAGCTCACTCTGCTCGGCCAGAACGTCAATGCATTTCACGGCGAAGGCCCGGACGGAAAAATCTGGAGCCTCGGCCGCCTGTTGCGCCGCATCGCTGAAATCCCGGGTATTGCGCGCCTGCGCTACACCACAAGCCATCCGCGCGATATGGACGATGAGCTCATCGCTGCGCATCGCGATTTGAAACAGCTGATGCCGTATCTGCATCTTCCCGTGCAGTCGGGCTCGGATCGCATTCTCGATGCGATGAACCGCGGCCATACGGCGAAAGATTATCTGAAGCTCATCGACCGCATCCGCGACGCTCAGCCCGATCTTGCGCTGTCGTCCGATTTCATCACCGGCTTCCCCGGCGAAACGGATGAAGATTTCCAGGCGACGATGCGGCTGGCGCGCGACGTCACATTCGCTTCGACCTTCTCGTTCAAATATTCGCCGCGCCCCGGCACGCCCGCCGCCGATATGGATCAGGTGCCGGAAGAGGTGCGCTCGGCGCGCCTTCTTGAATTGCAGGCGCTGCTCGAAGAGCAGCGGCAGGATTTCAACCGCTCCAGTGTCGGCCGCGTGATGAGCGTTCTGTTCGACCGCGCCGGCCGTCATCCCGGGCAAATCGCCGGGCGTTCGCCCTATCTGCAGCCGGTGCAGATCGAATCGGATACAGTTTCAATCGGCGACGTTCTTCCGGTGAAAATCGTGTCGAACGGCCGCAACAGTCTGTTTGGTATTGTGGAAGCTCAGCCGCAGAATGCGGAAATGGAGGCGGTGGCGTGA
- a CDS encoding lysophospholipid acyltransferase family protein has product MAPVTASAVIALTLFLLPFQYAVLKLAPHRGGAIPHFYHRAACFILGIRRVDVGALATQRPLLLLANHVSWLDIVVLSAAMPVSFVAKSEVGAWPGIGFLARLQRTIFVDRARRTATRGTARDIAARLNAGDAMVLFAEGTSSDHNRVLPFRSALIGAAREALSLEGAEGGSAEVFVQPVSIAYPRRHGLPVLRRERPDIAWYGGMTLPNHLWNIMKFGGPEAVVSFGRPMAVTAETDRKDIARRAEAEVRAMTLRALRGEAPSAPAEPSGELAILLEAQTG; this is encoded by the coding sequence ATGGCGCCCGTCACGGCATCCGCCGTGATCGCGCTCACTTTGTTTCTTCTGCCTTTTCAATATGCCGTGCTCAAACTTGCGCCGCACCGCGGCGGCGCGATCCCGCATTTCTATCACCGCGCCGCCTGCTTCATTCTCGGCATTCGCCGCGTGGATGTCGGCGCGCTCGCGACGCAGCGTCCCCTTCTTCTTCTCGCCAATCACGTCTCCTGGCTCGACATCGTCGTGCTGTCGGCGGCGATGCCGGTGAGTTTTGTTGCAAAAAGCGAAGTCGGCGCCTGGCCGGGCATAGGCTTTCTCGCCCGCCTGCAGCGGACGATCTTCGTCGACCGCGCCCGCCGGACGGCAACCCGCGGCACCGCCAGGGATATTGCCGCCCGGCTGAATGCCGGCGATGCCATGGTTCTGTTCGCCGAAGGCACGTCGAGCGACCATAACCGGGTGCTGCCTTTCCGTTCGGCCCTGATCGGCGCCGCCCGCGAGGCCCTTTCTCTAGAGGGGGCCGAGGGCGGCTCGGCGGAGGTTTTCGTCCAGCCGGTCTCCATCGCCTATCCCCGCCGCCATGGTCTTCCCGTGCTGCGCCGGGAGCGTCCTGACATTGCCTGGTATGGCGGCATGACCCTGCCTAACCATCTGTGGAACATCATGAAATTTGGCGGCCCGGAGGCGGTGGTGTCGTTCGGCCGGCCGATGGCCGTGACCGCCGAGACCGACCGCAAGGACATCGCCCGGCGGGCCGAGGCCGAGGTCCGGGCCATGACCCTGCGGGCCCTCCGCGGCGAGGCCCCTTCCGCTCCGGCGGAGCCCTCCGGCGAGCTGGCTATTCTCTTGGAGGCCCAAACCGGCTAA
- a CDS encoding Fur family transcriptional regulator, translated as MTEQRRVIARVLEAATDHPDVEELHRRAAKIDNRISIATVYRTVKLFEDAGIVAKHDFRDGRSRYEPVPDEHHDHLIDLRTGKVVEFRDEEIERLQAEIARRLGFKLVDHRMELYAVPLKDQKDDTK; from the coding sequence ATGACCGAGCAGCGCCGGGTGATCGCCCGCGTGCTCGAAGCCGCGACCGATCATCCCGATGTCGAGGAGCTGCACCGCCGTGCCGCAAAGATCGACAACCGCATTTCGATTGCGACGGTCTATAGGACCGTCAAGCTGTTCGAGGATGCGGGCATCGTCGCAAAACACGATTTCCGCGACGGCCGCTCGCGTTACGAGCCGGTGCCGGACGAGCACCACGATCATCTGATCGATCTTCGCACCGGCAAGGTCGTCGAATTCCGCGACGAGGAAATCGAGCGTCTGCAGGCCGAGATCGCGCGTCGTTTAGGTTTCAAGCTCGTGGATCACCGCATGGAGCTTTATGCGGTGCCCCTGAAAGATCAGAAGGACGACACCAAGTGA
- a CDS encoding GNAT family N-acetyltransferase, with translation MGLFDFFRKVEWRVDPAQPKHAAQIAELHAASFARGWSVAEIERLMADRNTVTDILRAKARSQTIDGFSLSRIAVDEAELLSIAVSSKRRGKGGSSPLLARHLARLQAAGARRVVLEVDEQNVPALRLYARFGFSEIGTRPAYYARPDGTRGQARVLARALG, from the coding sequence ATGGGGCTGTTCGACTTCTTTCGCAAAGTGGAGTGGCGGGTCGATCCCGCCCAGCCGAAGCACGCAGCGCAGATCGCCGAACTGCATGCGGCCAGCTTTGCCCGCGGCTGGTCGGTCGCCGAGATCGAGCGGCTGATGGCGGATCGAAATACCGTCACCGATATTTTGCGGGCGAAGGCGCGCAGCCAGACGATCGACGGCTTTTCCCTGTCGCGGATTGCGGTTGACGAGGCGGAGCTGCTGTCGATCGCGGTGTCATCCAAGCGTCGCGGAAAGGGTGGAAGTTCGCCGCTTCTCGCGCGGCATCTCGCCCGGCTTCAGGCCGCCGGCGCGCGCCGTGTGGTCCTCGAAGTCGACGAACAGAATGTCCCTGCCCTTCGCCTCTATGCCCGGTTCGGCTTTTCCGAAATCGGCACGCGCCCTGCTTACTATGCAAGGCCGGACGGAACGCGCGGCCAAGCGCGTGTTCTCGCCCGCGCCCTGGGCTGA
- the tsaB gene encoding tRNA (adenosine(37)-N6)-threonylcarbamoyltransferase complex dimerization subunit type 1 TsaB, with protein sequence MRVLAIDTALAACSVALIDTSPDRVIARASLPMERGHAEALLPMIDQVVGGSAGLNGIDRLAVTTGPGSFTGIRVGLSAARGLSLATRKPLVGVTTLIALVAPALALTDGRAVAAAIDARHGRVFFQIFAPSGLGLVPARVLTAKEAARMAGEGSVRLVGSGAAIVQEASKIKHEIVPDSFAPDPVWLARLGASAPVPERLPRPVYLRPADATPPASGQIPRV encoded by the coding sequence GTGCGCGTGCTCGCCATCGATACGGCGCTTGCGGCCTGTTCCGTGGCGCTCATCGACACATCTCCGGACCGCGTGATCGCCAGGGCCAGCCTGCCGATGGAGCGCGGCCATGCGGAAGCGCTCCTGCCGATGATCGATCAGGTCGTCGGCGGCTCCGCGGGTCTGAACGGCATCGACCGTCTCGCTGTCACCACAGGTCCCGGAAGTTTCACCGGAATTCGCGTCGGGCTGTCTGCGGCGCGCGGCCTGTCGCTCGCCACCCGCAAGCCTCTCGTCGGCGTCACGACCTTGATTGCGCTGGTCGCGCCGGCTCTGGCGCTGACGGATGGACGCGCCGTCGCCGCGGCGATCGATGCGCGGCATGGCCGCGTCTTCTTCCAGATCTTTGCGCCCTCCGGCCTGGGACTCGTGCCGGCGCGTGTCCTGACGGCGAAGGAAGCGGCGCGCATGGCCGGCGAAGGCTCGGTACGGCTTGTCGGATCGGGTGCCGCCATCGTTCAGGAAGCCTCGAAGATCAAACACGAAATAGTCCCCGACAGTTTTGCGCCCGATCCGGTCTGGCTGGCGCGCCTCGGCGCATCCGCGCCGGTGCCCGAGCGTCTGCCGCGGCCGGTCTATCTGCGCCCCGCCGATGCGACGCCGCCGGCCTCCGGCCAGATCCCAAGGGTCTGA
- a CDS encoding NifU family protein yields MFIQTEATPNPATLKFLPGRDVLPGGTLEITSLDAAKKSPLAERLFAVPGVGGVFYGQDFITVTKTGNEDWQHLKPAILGAIMEHYLKNQPLLADGVSATGSVEDGEFFEEDDAALVGTIKELIETRVRPAVAQDGGDITFKGYREGVVFLNMKGSCAGCPSSTATLKQGIENLLRHFVPEVQEVRPV; encoded by the coding sequence ATGTTCATCCAGACCGAAGCCACGCCGAACCCGGCAACCCTGAAATTCCTGCCCGGCCGCGATGTGCTGCCCGGCGGCACGCTCGAAATCACATCGCTCGACGCGGCCAAGAAATCGCCCCTGGCCGAGCGGTTGTTCGCGGTGCCCGGCGTCGGCGGCGTCTTTTACGGTCAGGATTTCATCACCGTGACCAAGACGGGCAATGAGGACTGGCAGCATCTGAAGCCGGCCATTCTCGGCGCCATCATGGAGCATTACCTCAAGAATCAGCCGCTTCTGGCCGATGGCGTCTCCGCCACCGGCTCGGTCGAAGACGGCGAATTCTTCGAGGAGGACGATGCGGCCCTCGTCGGCACGATCAAGGAGCTGATCGAGACGCGCGTCCGCCCGGCCGTCGCCCAGGACGGCGGCGACATCACCTTCAAGGGCTATCGCGAAGGCGTCGTGTTCCTGAACATGAAGGGCTCCTGCGCTGGCTGCCCGTCTTCGACGGCCACGCTGAAGCAGGGCATCGAAAATCTCCTGCGCCATTTCGTGCCGGAAGTGCAGGAAGTGCGTCCCGTCTGA
- the trpS gene encoding tryptophan--tRNA ligase has protein sequence MTTTFPPRVFSGVQPTGNLHLGNYLGAIQKFVALQHQHECLYCVVDLHAITVAQDPNELTRTIREVAAAFIAAGVDPKKNIIFNQSQVSAHAELAWILGCTARIGWLNRMTQFKEKAGKDRENASVGLYTYPVLMAADILAYRATHVPVGEDQKQHLELARDIAQKFNNDFSASISAKGYGDAFFPQPEPLIQGAAARVMSLRDGSKKMSKSDPSDQSRINLTDDADAIASKVRKAKTDPEPLPSESAGLEGRPEAANLVGIYAALAGTEQDAVLKQFGGGQFSAFKNALVDVAVAKLGPIGAEMKRLVSDPASIDAILKDGAERAHAIAAPNIAAVKDIVGFVR, from the coding sequence ATGACCACCACATTCCCGCCGCGCGTGTTCTCCGGCGTCCAGCCGACCGGCAATCTGCATCTCGGCAATTATCTCGGCGCGATCCAGAAATTCGTCGCGCTGCAGCATCAGCATGAGTGCCTCTATTGCGTGGTCGATCTCCACGCCATCACGGTGGCGCAGGATCCGAACGAGCTGACGCGCACCATCCGCGAAGTCGCCGCCGCCTTCATCGCGGCGGGCGTTGATCCGAAGAAGAACATCATCTTCAATCAGAGCCAGGTGTCGGCGCATGCCGAGCTCGCCTGGATTTTGGGCTGCACGGCGCGCATCGGCTGGCTGAACCGGATGACGCAGTTCAAGGAAAAGGCCGGCAAAGACCGCGAGAATGCGAGCGTTGGTCTGTACACCTATCCGGTGCTGATGGCCGCCGACATTCTGGCCTATCGCGCAACGCATGTGCCCGTCGGCGAAGATCAGAAGCAGCATCTGGAACTCGCGCGCGACATCGCGCAGAAATTCAACAATGATTTTTCCGCCAGCATTTCGGCAAAAGGTTATGGCGACGCGTTCTTCCCGCAGCCCGAGCCTTTGATCCAGGGCGCAGCCGCGCGCGTGATGAGCCTGCGCGATGGTTCGAAGAAAATGTCGAAATCCGATCCTTCCGATCAGTCGCGCATCAATCTCACCGACGATGCGGATGCGATTGCGTCAAAGGTCCGCAAGGCCAAGACGGACCCGGAGCCGCTGCCGTCGGAGAGCGCAGGTCTCGAAGGCCGTCCGGAAGCCGCAAATCTTGTGGGTATTTACGCGGCGCTCGCCGGCACAGAACAGGATGCGGTGCTGAAACAGTTCGGCGGCGGCCAGTTCTCGGCCTTCAAGAATGCGCTCGTGGACGTGGCCGTCGCAAAGCTCGGCCCCATCGGCGCCGAGATGAAGCGGCTTGTGTCCGATCCGGCCTCGATCGACGCGATCCTCAAGGACGGCGCCGAGCGGGCCCATGCCATCGCCGCGCCGAACATTGCCGCCGTAAAGGATATTGTCGGCTTCGTCCGCTGA
- a CDS encoding adenosine kinase, which yields MTSPRYDVLGLGNAIVDVLARVEDDLLVKEGMAKGSMALIDEARAKALYDVIGSPIYVSGGSGANTCAGVASLGAKAAFIGKVRDDELGTVFAHDIRAAGVHFATPAATSGAATASSTILVTADGERTMNTFLGASQGLGTADVDAELVRASGMIYLEGYLFDPPEAISAFLKAAEIAHEAGRKVSITLSDSFCVDRHRQDFLDFIRSGGVDLVFANEHEAKALYETSDFDTAVAALRKDAPSAVVTRSEKGAIFIDRANTTAVPAFPIERVIDATGAGDLFAAGVLTGLARNLTVEDSLRLGALAAAECLSHMGARPQRSLAGFAAENGFLG from the coding sequence ATGACCTCCCCCCGCTATGACGTGCTCGGCCTCGGTAACGCCATTGTCGACGTTCTGGCCCGGGTGGAGGACGACCTTCTGGTCAAGGAGGGCATGGCCAAGGGCTCGATGGCGCTGATCGACGAGGCGCGGGCCAAGGCTCTGTACGATGTGATCGGCAGCCCGATCTATGTCTCAGGCGGTTCGGGCGCGAACACCTGCGCCGGCGTTGCCTCGCTCGGGGCCAAGGCCGCGTTCATCGGCAAGGTGCGGGACGACGAGCTCGGCACCGTCTTCGCCCATGACATCCGCGCGGCAGGCGTCCATTTCGCGACCCCGGCGGCGACGTCAGGCGCCGCGACCGCAAGCTCGACCATTCTCGTGACGGCGGACGGCGAGCGGACGATGAACACGTTTCTCGGCGCCAGTCAGGGCCTCGGCACGGCCGATGTCGATGCGGAACTCGTCCGCGCCTCGGGCATGATCTATCTCGAAGGCTATCTGTTCGATCCGCCGGAAGCGATCAGCGCGTTCCTGAAAGCTGCCGAGATCGCCCATGAGGCGGGACGCAAAGTGTCGATCACTTTGTCCGACAGCTTCTGCGTCGACCGGCACCGCCAGGATTTTCTCGATTTCATCCGCTCGGGCGGCGTCGATCTCGTCTTCGCCAACGAGCACGAAGCGAAGGCGCTGTACGAAACATCTGATTTCGATACGGCTGTCGCCGCGCTGCGCAAGGACGCTCCGTCCGCCGTTGTGACGCGCAGCGAGAAGGGCGCGATCTTCATCGACAGGGCGAACACGACCGCCGTTCCGGCATTCCCCATCGAGCGCGTCATCGATGCGACCGGCGCGGGAGACTTGTTTGCGGCCGGTGTATTGACGGGCCTTGCGCGCAATCTGACGGTGGAAGATTCACTTCGCCTCGGCGCACTCGCCGCGGCTGAATGCCTGTCTCACATGGGCGCGCGTCCGCAGCGCAGCCTTGCCGGCTTTGCGGCGGAGAACGGGTTTTTGGGCTAG
- a CDS encoding YggS family pyridoxal phosphate-dependent enzyme has protein sequence MTTLSNLAEIRARIAAAEKSAGRPAGSVKLVAVTKTFGPEAVEPVIGAGQRIFGENRVQEAEGKYPALKEKHPGIELHLIGSLQSNKAEEAVALFDAIHSVDRPKIAGALAKEIQKQGRAPRLLIQVNTGAEPQKAGVLPEATDAFVAACRSEYGLNVTGLMCIPPAEENPAPHFALLEKIARRNGLTELSMGMSSDFESAISFGATYVRVGSAIFGVR, from the coding sequence ATGACCACCCTCTCAAACCTCGCCGAGATCAGAGCCCGCATCGCCGCTGCCGAGAAGTCCGCCGGGCGTCCTGCGGGGTCGGTGAAGCTGGTCGCCGTGACCAAGACGTTTGGGCCCGAGGCCGTCGAGCCTGTCATCGGGGCGGGGCAGAGGATCTTTGGCGAAAACCGGGTCCAGGAGGCCGAGGGCAAATATCCGGCCCTGAAGGAAAAGCATCCCGGGATTGAGCTTCACCTCATCGGCTCGCTGCAATCCAACAAGGCGGAGGAAGCGGTCGCTCTGTTCGACGCCATCCATTCTGTCGACCGGCCGAAGATCGCCGGGGCGCTTGCCAAAGAGATTCAGAAGCAGGGCCGGGCGCCCAGGCTCCTTATTCAGGTCAATACCGGCGCCGAGCCGCAAAAGGCCGGCGTTCTGCCGGAAGCGACGGACGCCTTCGTCGCCGCCTGCAGGAGTGAGTATGGGCTGAACGTCACCGGCCTGATGTGCATCCCGCCGGCGGAGGAAAACCCGGCGCCGCATTTCGCGCTGTTGGAGAAGATCGCCAGGCGCAACGGCCTCACCGAACTCTCAATGGGCATGAGCTCGGATTTCGAAAGCGCCATTTCCTTCGGCGCGACCTATGTGCGGGTGGGTTCGGCGATTTTTGGGGTGCGGTGA